CGCTGACGAGCCGTTCGGGACGCTCGCCGGCCATCAACAGCCCGACTTCCTCTTCGGTGACGTCGTTGGGATCGACCACATCGACGAAATCGCCCTCGTACATGACCGCGAGCCGATCCGACAGCCCCCGCACCTCGTCGAGTTTCGAGGAGACGAGCACGATCGCTACGCCCTCGCGACGGAGTTCGAGCAGCCGGTCGTGGATGAACTCCGTCGAGCCGACGTCGACGCCGCGGGTCGGGTGGGTCGCGATCACGAGCGTCGGATCGCGCTCGATCTCACGGCCGACGATGAACTTCTGCTGGTTCCCGCCCGACAGCGAAGCGGCGCCCGCCTCGGCGTCCGGCGGCCGGACGTCGTACGTGTCGACGATCGCGTCGGCGTGTTCGCGCGCGCTTGCCCAGTCGATCCGGCCGGACTCGGCGAACGGCGGCGATCGGTGGCTCCCGAGGACGCCGTTCTCGACGAGGTCGAACGACATCACGAGTCCGCGTTCGTGGCGGTCCGCCGGGACGTAGGCCATCCCCGCGTCGATCCGGTCGCGCCGGGACAGGGTCGTGATCTCCGTGCCGTCGAAGTCGATTCGCCCGGCTGCGGGCGTCCGGAGCCCCGTGATCGCCTCTGCCAGCTCCGCCTGTCCGTTGCCGTCCACGCCAGCGATGCCGAAGATCTCGCCGGCCCGGACCTCGAAGTCGACCGAGGAGACCGTCTCCACGCCGCGTCGGTCCTCGACGGTGAGGGTATCGACCGAGAGGACCGGGTCGCCGGCGTCCGCCGGCGGAGCGTCGATCTCGAGGACGACCTCGCGACCGACCATGCGCTCAGCGAGGTCCTCGCGGGTCGCCGCCGCCGGATCGACCGTGGCGACCGATTCGCCGTCACGGAGGACGGTGATCGCGTCGGCGGCGTGCATCGCCTCCCCGAGCTTGTGGGTGATGAAGATGACCGTCTTCCCCTGGTCGGTGAGCTCATCGAGGACGGCGTACAGTCCCTCGACCTCCTGTGGCGTGAGGACGGCCGTCGGCTCGTCGAGGACGAGCACGTCCGCGCCGCGGTAGAGCGCCTTGAGGATCTCGACGCGCTGTTGCACGCCGACGTCCAGTTCCTCGACGGTGGCGTCGGGATCGACGTCGAGGCCGTACTTCTCACAGAGCCGCCGGATCTCGCGATCGATGCGGTCCCGATCGACGGCCAGCCCGAGCCACTTGCGCGGTTCGTTCCCGAGGGCGATGTTCTCGGCGACGGTCATCGGCCCGACGAGCATGAAGTGCTGGTGGATCATCCCGACGCCGACGTCGATCGCGTCGCGCGGCGTCTCGAAGGTTCGTTCGACGCCGTCGACCACGATCCGGCCCTCGTCGGGCTCGTACAGCCCGTAGAGGACGTTCATCAGGGTCGTCTTCCCCGCCCCGTTCTCGCCGAGCAGCGCGTGGACGGTCCCCCGTTCGACGCGGAGGTCGACGTCGTCGTTCGCGACGACGCCGGGGAATCGCTTGGTGATCCCGTCGAGGTGGACGGCGACCGCACCGTCGGTGACCGAACTGTCGGCTCTCTCGCTCGTTTCGCCCGCTCCCGGTTCGGTCATGACGACCTAGGGTTGCTCGGGAACGTCGATCTCGCCGTCGACGATCGCGGCTTCAGACTCCTCGAGCGCGGAAACGATCTCGTCGGGGACGGCGTCGCCGATCGACTGACCGTAGGCGACGCCGACGCCGTCG
This portion of the Natronobeatus ordinarius genome encodes:
- a CDS encoding ABC transporter ATP-binding protein, with translation MTEPGAGETSERADSSVTDGAVAVHLDGITKRFPGVVANDDVDLRVERGTVHALLGENGAGKTTLMNVLYGLYEPDEGRIVVDGVERTFETPRDAIDVGVGMIHQHFMLVGPMTVAENIALGNEPRKWLGLAVDRDRIDREIRRLCEKYGLDVDPDATVEELDVGVQQRVEILKALYRGADVLVLDEPTAVLTPQEVEGLYAVLDELTDQGKTVIFITHKLGEAMHAADAITVLRDGESVATVDPAAATREDLAERMVGREVVLEIDAPPADAGDPVLSVDTLTVEDRRGVETVSSVDFEVRAGEIFGIAGVDGNGQAELAEAITGLRTPAAGRIDFDGTEITTLSRRDRIDAGMAYVPADRHERGLVMSFDLVENGVLGSHRSPPFAESGRIDWASAREHADAIVDTYDVRPPDAEAGAASLSGGNQQKFIVGREIERDPTLVIATHPTRGVDVGSTEFIHDRLLELRREGVAIVLVSSKLDEVRGLSDRLAVMYEGDFVDVVDPNDVTEEEVGLLMAGERPERLVSASNGGVR